A genomic window from Eleginops maclovinus isolate JMC-PN-2008 ecotype Puerto Natales chromosome 9, JC_Emac_rtc_rv5, whole genome shotgun sequence includes:
- the swt1 gene encoding transcriptional protein SWT1 → MSKKPKKRRRRVLSSSREEDEKKQDLTKYYKSRRNQDLKDQERCEANQEKGAFPSVKNESQSTRQIKKPVYRLAKTKETYQELVKKEEQKTNQKHVPPPDHGGKYSRDARNYISQKDKTVSGSKTEEKGQSKHLHTAVAVPQRTEKTSKGSLGEKSSKRSTSKLKQHLMSPSLVPAEQREQRKDELKKKCRAEEPQRTENDSSSVKTKEPSKTHFVSKDSAWEEKSDVFKKMCQKHVENKAKKSMWKEVNTPSASTTAKPSTSAKHTTSTSTCVSSSNVLKKVTSGSEKPSSSQEQVYLAPSFVPFKFKIPKKVKQTTAESSGEKKEAKSTKKDLDHVPGLPDVGASSSNSEEKRIQHAPSRPDVTPSVSSQGQDEGSPLAEQLPLTVTAPWYNQMQLVEELHLARSEKRLEVNVMQSYGDLTCMDIDPPEDGLVDTHCKQAPQPYLILVLDTNILLSHLDYVKKIRSKDLGDLGIPIVLIPWVVLQELDSLKRGRGLSGSVAHLATPAISYIYNSLKSREPFLWGQSMQQAREGNYGLNAENNDDRVLQCCLQYQSLYPECAHILCTNDKNLCSKGLLSGVKALCKTDLEAEFGRSRHGFPPPQNISTAMLPLVGPQVSSAMQSRSYATVQPRRQKAVPLTVEENDNRREDERTMWDPSSVSELEECLLEVLSDVLEVEMKAAFEDIWLDIVYIKPPWTLLDVLKCFKKHWIAVFGNIVPRRKQHIVSTLINFFNSGDTANCRDASAVLRDAKELVEAFGKRSRCVSGAISRIDNILNQRQPQWESPAFDVVMNEDDEYEDEEEHEQPTPAPLSHQEVWALFNNLWSYVLQMSPEVFKALCFDPITMQSTQPVGGPAPPQDAVDCLHKLSSIVLQLLQIFRSVVSSAPCLEEVQTLLSFIHSNKIVDVDSRLTAKVFLDCLLQQDNREKLNIGGNQLLSVKEVLDRCVGVTCQHITFNTSWA, encoded by the exons ATGTCTAAAAAGCCAAAGAAAAGAAGGCGGAGGGTGTTGTCATCGTCACGTGAAGAAGATGAGAAG AAACAAGATCTTACCAAGTATTACAAAAGCAGGAGGAACCAAGATTTGAAAGATCAGGAGAG ATGTGAAGCAAATCAGGAAAAAGGTGCCTTTCCTTCTGTTAAAAATGAATCCCAAAGCACCCGCCAGATCAAAAAGCCTGTCTACAGGctggcaaaaacaaaagaaacatacCAGGAACTagttaaaaaagaagaacaaaaaacaaatcaaaaacatgtcCCACCGCCAGACCATGGGGGAAAATATTCTAGGGATGCAAGAAATTACATTTCACAGAAAGATAAAACTGTCAGTGGGAGTAAGACTGAGGAAAAGGGACAGTCAAAACACTTGCACACTGCAGTTGCAGTTCCTCAGAGGACAGAGAAGACATCTAAAGGCAGCTTAGGTGAAAAGTCTTCCAAGAGGAGCACATCCAAATTAAAACAGCATCTAATGAGTCCCAGTTTGGTTCCTGctgaacagagagaacagaggaagGATGAACTGAAGAAGAAGTGCAGAGCCGAGGaaccacagaggacagaaaaTGACAGCAGCTCTGTCAAGACCAAGGAACCAAGCAAGACCCACTTTGTCTCCAAGGACTCTGCGTGGGAGGAGAAAAGTGATGTCTTCAAGAAGATGTGCCAGAAGCATGTAGAAAACAAGGCCAAAAAGAGCATGTGGAAAGAAGTTAACACTCCCTCTGCCTCTACCACAGCAAAACCATCCACTTCAGCCAAGCACACTACCTCTACCTCTACCTGTGTTAGTAGCTCAAATGTGCTGAAGAAAGTCACATCAGGGTCCGAAAAGCCATCATCCTCTCAGGAACAAGTATATCTAGCCCCATCATTTGTGCCTTTTAAATTTAAGAtaccaaaaaaagtaaaacaaactaCAGCGGAAAGCTCTGGTGAAAAGAAAGAAGCCAAATCTACAAAGAAAGATCTTGATCATGTGCCTGGGCTTCCAGACGTTGGGGCATCAAGCAGCAACTCAGAGGAGAAACGCATCCAGCATGCTCCCAGCCGTCCAGATGTTACACCTAGTGTTTCATCTCAAGGACAAGATGAAGGCTCGCCTTTGGCAGAACAACTTCCACTTACTGTCACAGCACCGTGGTACAACCAG aTGCAGTTGGTTGAAGAGCTTCATCTTGCTCGCTCTGAGAAGAGATTGGAAGTGAATGTAATGCAAAGCTACGGGGATCTCACCTGTATGGACATAGACCCTCCAGAAGACGGACTTGTAGACACACACT GTAAACAAGCTCCCCAGCCATACCTCATCCTTGTGTTGGACACCAACATTCTCCTCAGTCACCTGGATTATGTGAAAAAGATCAGATCAAAAGACCTTGGag ACCTGGGTATCCCTATAGTCCTGATCCCCTGGGTGGTGCTTCAGGAGCTGGATTCCCTCAAACGGGGGAGAGGCCTGTCAGGGTCTGTGGCCCACCTTGCTACTCCTGCTATTTCGTACATTTACAACAGCTTGAAGAGTCGGGAACCTTTCCTGTGGGGGCAGTCTATGCAGCAGGCCAGGGAGGGCAACT ATGGTCTGAATGCCGAGAATAATGATGACCGGGTGCTGCAGTGCTGCCTGCAATACCAGAGTCTGTACCCAGAGTGTGCTCACATCCTATGCAC TAATGATAAGAACCTATGCAGTAAGGGCCTCCTGAGTGGAGTGAAGGCCTTGTGCAAGACTGATCTGGAGGCAGAGTTCGGGAGATCCAGACATGgctttcctcctcctcaaaaCATTAGTACTGCCATGCTGCCTCTCGTCGGCCCTCAGGTCTCATCAGCGATGCAGAGCAGGAGCTACGCAACAGTCCAGCCACGCAGGCAAAAGGCAGTACCCCTTACTGTAGAGGAGAATG ATAACAGGCGAGAGGATGAAAGGACAATGTGGGACCCCAGCAGTGTTTCTGAGCTAGAAGAGTGTCTGCTCGAGGTGCTGTCAGATGTGTTGGAGGTGGAGATGAAGGCCGCTTTCGAAGACATTTGGCTAGAT ATAGTTTACATAAAACCTCCATGGACTCTTCTAGATGTcctgaaatgtttcaaaaagcACTGGATTGCCGTCTTTGGGAACATTGTCCCACGGAGGAAACAACACATTGTTTCAACCCTCATCAACTTTTTCAATTCAG GTGACACAGCAAACTGTAGAGATGCATCAGCAGTTCTCCGAGATGCAAAGGAGCTTGTGGAAGCATTTGGGAAAAGGTCAAGATGCGTTTCCGGGGCCATCTCCAGAAtagacaacattttaaatcagcgACAACCACAG TGGGAATCTCCTGCCTTTGATGTTGTCATGAATGAAGATGATGAGTatgaggatgaagaagaacaCGAACAACCCACGCCTGCTCCGCTCTCGCACCAGGAAGTGTGGGCCCTGTTTAATAACCTCTGGTCTTATGTGCTTCAAATGAG CCCCGAAGTGTTCAAAGCTCTGTGCTTTGACCCAATCACCATGCAGAGCACTCAGCCGGTGGGAGGTCCTGCACCACCACAGGACGCCGTGGACTGTTTGCACAAACTGTCCTCCATAGTCTTACAGCTGCTCCAAATCTTCAGAAG TGTTGTGTCGTCAGCCCCGTGTTTAGAGGAAGTCCAGACGCTGCTCAGCTTCATTCACTCTAATAAG ATTGTTGACGTGGACTCCAGATTGACAGCCAAAGTCTTTCTGGACTGTCTTTTACAACAAGACAACAG GGAGAAGCTCAATATTGGAGGGAACCAGTTATTGAGTGTCAAAGAGGTCCTGGATCGCTGTGTTGGGGTCACCTGTCAACACATCACCTTCAACACATCTTGGGCCTGA